The following coding sequences lie in one Tichowtungia aerotolerans genomic window:
- a CDS encoding MFS transporter, giving the protein MAEQTTVIAPQDRVPFRKKLAYALGGPVDILSVWVLVSIAYPLFNMELQMRPLYVSILLMSLRLWDGIIDPIMGCISDNTRTRWGRRRPYILVGAILAGLAYPLIWWFPDGLSQEQTLWWIIGFGILFYTCFTVWAMPYQSLLMEMTPDYNERTRVTEIRGYLQTLTGFVNGWIWWLTLRPLFHVQSLETGEMVGSTLNGMRWISLVIAGVIILFGVIPAFFVKERYYESNLTKNQAKVGLFKSLKETLSNRVFVLLCAFTLFFLLGTAIFDSYGRYVGTYYVLGGDWDLASRFSGYGTVVYTVFSLAFIPVFRWLSERIGKTKCLVISVCMVLVSAATTWWTFTPDFPYLMLLNTVFIGSGYAGLWLMIPSMQIDVVDLDELKTGERREGSFAAIFSWILKLSFCVGFLISGPLLEWTGFDAALGGEQPEAVLRNMRIGYIVIPVTALIFALALLKLVHISPERMAEIRAQLEARRGQV; this is encoded by the coding sequence ATGGCAGAACAAACTACAGTGATTGCTCCGCAGGACCGGGTTCCTTTCCGCAAGAAACTGGCGTATGCGCTGGGCGGACCGGTCGATATTCTTTCGGTCTGGGTGCTGGTCAGCATTGCTTATCCGCTGTTTAACATGGAACTGCAGATGCGGCCGCTTTATGTGTCGATCCTGCTGATGTCATTGCGGTTGTGGGACGGTATCATTGATCCGATCATGGGATGTATTTCGGACAATACCCGCACTCGCTGGGGGCGCCGCCGGCCGTACATTCTGGTTGGAGCCATTCTGGCCGGGCTGGCTTATCCGTTGATTTGGTGGTTTCCTGATGGACTCAGCCAGGAGCAGACTCTGTGGTGGATTATCGGTTTCGGGATTCTTTTTTACACCTGCTTTACCGTTTGGGCCATGCCGTACCAAAGTCTGCTGATGGAAATGACCCCGGATTATAACGAACGTACCCGTGTCACTGAAATTCGCGGTTATCTCCAGACGCTGACCGGTTTTGTAAACGGATGGATCTGGTGGCTGACGTTGCGGCCGCTGTTCCACGTCCAAAGTTTGGAAACCGGTGAAATGGTCGGCAGTACGCTCAACGGGATGCGCTGGATCAGCCTGGTGATTGCCGGGGTAATCATTCTTTTCGGGGTCATTCCGGCGTTTTTTGTGAAAGAGCGCTATTATGAAAGCAACCTGACAAAGAATCAGGCCAAGGTGGGCCTGTTTAAAAGCCTGAAGGAAACACTGAGCAACCGGGTGTTTGTGCTGTTGTGTGCTTTTACGCTTTTCTTTCTGCTCGGTACGGCGATTTTTGACAGCTATGGACGTTATGTCGGCACCTATTATGTGCTGGGTGGTGACTGGGATCTTGCTTCGCGTTTTTCCGGATATGGAACCGTGGTCTATACCGTTTTCAGTCTTGCGTTCATTCCGGTGTTCCGCTGGCTTTCAGAACGGATCGGCAAAACAAAATGTCTCGTGATTTCTGTCTGCATGGTGCTCGTCTCTGCCGCGACGACCTGGTGGACGTTTACGCCGGACTTTCCGTACCTAATGCTGCTCAACACTGTGTTCATCGGTTCCGGTTATGCGGGGCTTTGGCTGATGATTCCATCGATGCAGATTGACGTGGTGGACCTTGATGAGCTCAAGACCGGGGAACGGCGTGAGGGCAGTTTTGCAGCTATTTTTTCATGGATACTCAAGCTCAGTTTCTGCGTCGGTTTTCTGATTTCCGGACCGCTTCTGGAGTGGACCGGCTTTGATGCGGCACTCGGTGGAGAGCAGCCCGAGGCCGTTTTGCGCAACATGCGTATCGGCTATATTGTCATTCCTGTCACGGCATTGATTTTTGCGTTGGCTCTGCTGAAATTGGTTCATATTTCTCCGGAACGCATGGCCGAAATACGCGCTCAGCTTGAAGCGCGGCGTGGACAAGTCTGA
- a CDS encoding DUF4404 family protein, which translates to MNDKLKQHLEELQNELKKIGSENPVLKKLGGDVDAALEQTGEVSRTLAHSLQHAAEEFETHHPQLTAIINNIMTSLSNIGI; encoded by the coding sequence ATGAATGACAAGCTGAAACAGCATCTGGAAGAGTTGCAGAACGAACTGAAGAAGATCGGTTCCGAGAATCCGGTACTGAAAAAACTGGGCGGCGATGTGGATGCCGCATTGGAACAAACCGGCGAAGTTTCCCGGACGCTGGCTCATTCGCTGCAGCACGCCGCGGAGGAGTTTGAAACTCACCATCCTCAACTGACAGCCATAATCAACAACATCATGACCTCCCTGAGCAATATCGGGATTTAA
- a CDS encoding endo-1,4-beta-xylanase codes for MIQKLIKKIIFGSLSFACSVVGGEALTGAELAQIENAFGITLSSNDIAQLSEIVYPTNTPVWRSDAYARIDAHRKADLDIRVFDQNGDPVEGAQVSVKLKSNQFKFGGTFSIKDFSGVTNPDMTMSVATYKQRLLTMFNAVGLNNGFKPRLDGLHEYLPDFKNWAASNDLPVRGHLLIWPGVDEVNNHLTDAVLADVRAVEAALTNGSSQATIDALRDALRTTARTEMEEWAALHDVVEWDVINEPLSNHRVQDALDDYDVMADWFKTAESNKISADCGLRINEFQIISAMSEARTPGYYTDRRDRYMTEINRLLSNSAPITGIGFQSRIKHEHRDPQLIYDRLEEWATAYPALTMAGTEFEVQSSDSTNDWKWYIYTDEERAQITEEMMTQYFSHPQVDALTAWDTIGNGDTELVDYTGTPARNGLVWYYLHRIRFNTDVTLASGLNGRTGLRAFKGDYDLTVTYNGQEFVSALTVTNDESIAVTLNSTMAGDPSTAAVIDAWSYDGLSNGAGLSSAVSTGLVGGVSTPDYSLASVQNETVRWQSDGMTDSLYRNIVPSSSAGVSNGLYQISLDFLDADFSASAAVSNGSGRVVLGVRSDAAGDVNFRLVFDSGGGSAPEFRLEATDDLGSNQELATFFGTTLDHLSVRAVYDFDNAGSTGSYKVYCRLNGGSEIASYTAGQLPPGFTLDQLRLIVQTYNGGVNWQAGDRVYTDNMVLRSLGEPPPPPTVVALEDWQMNEAAGANLSGLVNSAGSAVWSGDKENVQTDGSGNLLFSVGANSSDNLYRNSTLTQNGVTNGVYQLSFAFPSATLAGGDAAGASVGFGLRDETTSSDLFLIRLQRQNSELRLQTRIGTTNTDIYDFNATSLPGALAIRAVFDLDADLMDLYYSIDGGAEVSETDIVINDGVMDAVRMACSLNNVDFGAADFVAVDYLTLSRINESVVSPVVFYQSWLNNFPALGVRTNLTDNPDGDAFDNLAEYGLGGDPTLADFVNVPVLQQGSGNSLIYIHVQRSDAAERGLSYYLELTPDLAAPAWTNGGYTVLGTNIGYAAGFDAVTNLIPTGAEASQIIRLRVGINYP; via the coding sequence ATGATACAAAAGTTGATCAAAAAAATCATATTCGGCAGCCTCAGTTTTGCCTGTAGCGTTGTCGGCGGGGAAGCCTTGACCGGGGCTGAACTTGCGCAGATTGAAAATGCGTTCGGGATCACGCTTTCCAGTAATGACATCGCTCAGCTTTCAGAAATCGTTTATCCAACCAACACGCCGGTCTGGCGCTCCGATGCTTATGCACGGATCGATGCGCACCGCAAAGCGGATCTTGATATACGGGTTTTCGACCAGAACGGCGATCCCGTCGAGGGAGCTCAGGTTTCGGTAAAACTGAAAAGCAATCAGTTTAAATTTGGCGGCACCTTTTCGATCAAAGATTTTTCCGGGGTTACAAACCCCGATATGACCATGTCTGTTGCAACCTACAAACAGCGGCTGCTTACCATGTTCAACGCAGTCGGACTCAACAACGGGTTTAAGCCGCGGCTGGACGGTCTGCACGAATATCTGCCTGATTTTAAAAACTGGGCGGCTTCCAACGATCTTCCGGTGCGTGGCCATCTGCTGATTTGGCCGGGGGTTGACGAAGTGAACAACCATTTGACGGATGCCGTGCTGGCGGATGTTCGGGCGGTGGAAGCTGCGCTGACCAACGGTTCCTCACAGGCAACGATCGATGCTCTGCGCGATGCTTTGCGCACCACTGCCCGCACGGAAATGGAGGAATGGGCTGCACTGCACGATGTTGTTGAGTGGGACGTCATCAATGAACCGCTCAGTAATCATCGCGTGCAGGATGCATTGGACGACTATGATGTGATGGCCGATTGGTTTAAAACAGCCGAGAGCAATAAAATCTCTGCCGACTGCGGCCTGCGAATCAACGAGTTTCAGATTATTTCCGCAATGAGCGAAGCACGAACTCCCGGCTACTACACCGATCGCCGGGACCGCTATATGACAGAGATCAACCGGCTCCTGTCCAACAGTGCTCCGATTACTGGAATTGGTTTTCAGAGCCGTATCAAACATGAGCATCGCGACCCTCAGCTGATCTATGACCGCCTTGAAGAATGGGCGACTGCCTATCCCGCCCTGACGATGGCCGGTACTGAATTTGAAGTACAGAGTTCCGACAGTACGAACGACTGGAAATGGTACATCTATACAGATGAAGAGCGCGCACAGATTACCGAAGAGATGATGACGCAGTACTTCAGTCATCCGCAGGTCGATGCGCTGACCGCATGGGATACGATCGGCAACGGAGATACCGAACTGGTTGACTACACAGGAACCCCGGCCCGCAATGGACTGGTCTGGTATTATCTGCACCGCATTCGCTTCAATACCGATGTAACGCTCGCCTCCGGACTCAACGGACGCACCGGCCTCCGCGCGTTTAAAGGCGACTATGATCTAACCGTTACTTACAATGGGCAGGAGTTTGTTTCTGCGCTGACGGTTACTAACGATGAATCCATCGCGGTCACTCTGAACTCGACGATGGCCGGCGATCCGAGCACCGCTGCCGTGATTGACGCGTGGAGTTATGACGGCCTCTCCAACGGAGCAGGGCTGTCTTCTGCGGTAAGTACCGGTCTGGTTGGAGGCGTGTCGACGCCGGATTATTCACTGGCCTCCGTTCAGAACGAGACCGTACGCTGGCAGTCTGATGGCATGACTGACAGTCTGTATCGTAACATTGTTCCATCCAGTTCTGCCGGTGTCAGTAACGGGCTCTATCAGATTTCTCTGGATTTTCTTGATGCCGACTTTTCTGCTTCAGCCGCGGTCAGTAACGGCTCCGGCCGCGTGGTGCTCGGTGTGCGCAGCGATGCGGCCGGCGATGTGAACTTCCGCCTGGTGTTTGACAGCGGTGGCGGTTCGGCTCCCGAATTTCGACTGGAGGCCACCGATGATCTCGGCAGCAATCAGGAACTGGCGACATTTTTCGGCACAACGCTGGATCATCTGAGCGTTCGTGCTGTGTACGACTTTGACAATGCCGGCTCGACCGGATCCTACAAAGTGTATTGCCGCCTGAACGGAGGCAGCGAAATCGCGAGCTATACCGCAGGACAGCTTCCGCCCGGCTTTACTCTGGATCAGCTCCGCCTGATCGTGCAGACCTATAACGGCGGCGTTAACTGGCAGGCCGGAGACCGGGTTTACACTGACAATATGGTGCTGCGCTCGCTGGGCGAGCCTCCGCCTCCGCCAACGGTTGTTGCTCTCGAAGACTGGCAGATGAATGAAGCAGCGGGTGCTAACCTGTCCGGGTTGGTTAACTCGGCAGGGTCGGCGGTGTGGAGCGGTGACAAGGAGAATGTGCAGACCGACGGTTCCGGTAATCTGTTGTTCTCGGTGGGGGCAAACAGTTCGGACAACCTGTACCGCAACTCGACGCTCACACAGAACGGTGTAACCAACGGCGTGTATCAGCTCAGCTTTGCTTTCCCGTCAGCAACTCTTGCAGGAGGCGATGCCGCCGGCGCAAGCGTTGGGTTCGGCCTGCGCGATGAAACCACGAGCAGCGACCTCTTTCTTATTCGGCTTCAGCGCCAGAACAGCGAGTTGCGCCTGCAGACCCGCATTGGCACAACCAATACCGACATCTACGATTTTAACGCGACATCCCTGCCGGGCGCATTGGCCATTCGTGCGGTCTTTGATCTCGATGCTGATTTGATGGATCTCTACTACAGCATTGACGGAGGCGCGGAAGTTTCTGAAACGGATATTGTCATCAATGACGGAGTTATGGATGCCGTGCGGATGGCCTGCAGTCTTAATAATGTAGACTTTGGTGCGGCCGACTTTGTCGCAGTGGATTATCTGACACTTAGCCGGATCAACGAGTCGGTCGTTTCGCCGGTTGTATTTTATCAAAGCTGGCTGAATAACTTCCCTGCTCTTGGAGTCCGGACCAATTTAACGGATAATCCGGACGGTGATGCGTTTGACAATCTGGCGGAGTATGGCCTCGGGGGAGATCCGACTCTGGCTGATTTTGTCAACGTGCCCGTACTTCAGCAAGGCAGCGGAAACAGCCTCATCTACATTCACGTTCAGCGCAGCGATGCGGCGGAACGGGGGCTTTCCTATTATCTGGAGCTGACGCCGGATCTTGCTGCGCCTGCATGGACCAATGGCGGATATACAGTTCTCGGAACCAACATCGGTTACGCCGCCGGGTTCGATGCTGTCACTAATTTAATTCCAACGGGTGCGGAAGCATCACAGATCATTCGCCTGCGGGTGGGGATCAACTATCCATAA
- the tatC gene encoding twin-arginine translocase subunit TatC, with protein MKNPLSKLREKLNAEDKEQPFLEHLEEFRKMLICCLIAVSVCTLACIPLARPLLNWLQAPLLETAEAKGHTFELITTSPVEGFLQVVKVIFATGVLLSLPLLIFFIAQFVVPGLKPKERKVLIIGGFFGALLFAGGVSLCYFISLPVAVNIMFYFNDYLGTVANWKIEKYLGFVLHLLMGFGLAFELPLILILLGRLGLVTPTQLREHRRHVFIGILVMAMLLTPPDIVTQLQMAIPLYLLYECCIGILRLFERRDKQRGTEE; from the coding sequence ATGAAGAACCCGCTGTCCAAACTGAGGGAAAAGCTGAATGCCGAGGATAAGGAACAGCCTTTCCTGGAGCACCTCGAAGAATTTCGCAAAATGCTGATTTGCTGCCTGATTGCGGTTTCTGTCTGTACTTTAGCCTGCATTCCCCTTGCCCGTCCGCTGCTCAACTGGCTGCAGGCTCCGCTGCTCGAAACCGCGGAAGCAAAAGGGCATACGTTTGAACTGATCACCACCTCTCCGGTGGAAGGTTTTCTGCAGGTGGTTAAGGTGATTTTTGCCACCGGCGTCCTGCTCAGCCTGCCGCTGCTGATCTTTTTTATCGCGCAGTTTGTTGTGCCGGGACTGAAACCCAAGGAACGCAAGGTGCTGATCATCGGCGGTTTTTTTGGCGCACTGCTGTTTGCCGGCGGTGTATCGCTCTGCTATTTCATTTCCCTGCCGGTGGCCGTGAACATCATGTTTTATTTCAACGACTACCTCGGGACTGTCGCCAACTGGAAGATTGAAAAATATCTTGGCTTTGTGCTGCACCTGCTGATGGGCTTCGGTCTTGCATTTGAGTTGCCGCTGATTCTGATTTTGCTGGGGCGGCTCGGACTGGTCACCCCGACGCAGCTGCGGGAGCACCGTCGGCACGTATTCATCGGCATTCTCGTGATGGCCATGCTGCTGACTCCGCCAGATATTGTGACGCAGCTGCAAATGGCGATTCCCTTGTATCTGCTTTACGAATGCTGTATAGGAATTCTGCGTCTTTTTGAACGGCGCGACAAACAGAGAGGAACCGAAGAATGA
- a CDS encoding GH36-type glycosyl hydrolase domain-containing protein, producing the protein MKYGYFDDQKREYVITSPKTPVKWTNYVGTLAFGGLVDHTGGSLICKGDPALNRITKYIPQLPSSDFKGETLYLRIRRENGYNIFSPFYVPTLDPYDKYECHVGLGYQRIVSEMVGIRTEVTIFVPPGENVVLRDIRLTNIGNDPVELDAIPVVEFTHFDALKQYTNADWCPQTMTVDAEQNDDGTVLLRQYAFLKKETENNFFTSSVPVDSFQTDRKKFLGDNEYGTWKSPRELQNEHLSNYEARRGDVIAALLHKLGTLRPGETKRFVTQLGQDAPEAVSTTSKKFQTLENVDAVFPNLGNFWDDYLSTFQCKTPDAAFNSMVNIHNPRQCHTTFNWSRYLSLYQLGLGARGLGFRDSSQDVMGVLAGIPDDARRLMRRLLSVQLPDGSAMHQFFPLTMEANEGDSREEEDGKKWYGDDHLWIILAVCAYVKETGDTVFLDENVSFYDKKLPLGQRESASVLSHLQRGLEFTKTHIGRHGLPLLGFADWNDTVNLPGDAESIFIADLYGRTLLEMIDLMRHLELDEFAEEYLADHASMKERVNAAAWDGDWYIRYFENDGSPIGSNQNSEGKIYTNAQSWTVLAGYADPARAKCALQAVKEKLNTIRGIKLSWPGYNGYDKSKGGVTSYPPGAKENGGIFLHSNPWVMIAETMVGNGDRAFEYYSQINPAAQNDRIDEFECEPYCYPQNILGDEHPQFGLARNSWLSGTSSWTYQAATQYILGIRPQYDGLLIDPCIPKAWDVFTVTRHFRSATYNITVKNPQHISKGDVSIVVDGEPIEGAVVPVAAPGSTVNVQVELGMPVFSAVK; encoded by the coding sequence ATGAAATACGGTTATTTTGACGATCAGAAACGAGAGTATGTCATCACCAGTCCGAAGACGCCGGTGAAGTGGACCAACTATGTCGGCACGCTGGCGTTTGGCGGACTGGTCGACCACACCGGAGGTTCGCTGATCTGCAAAGGAGATCCGGCGCTCAATCGCATCACAAAATATATTCCACAGCTCCCGTCATCCGACTTTAAAGGAGAAACCCTCTACCTGCGGATTCGCCGGGAAAACGGCTACAACATTTTTTCGCCGTTCTATGTGCCGACGCTCGACCCGTATGATAAATACGAATGTCATGTCGGCCTCGGCTACCAGCGTATTGTTTCCGAGATGGTCGGGATCCGCACGGAAGTCACCATCTTTGTGCCGCCGGGCGAAAATGTGGTGCTGCGCGATATCCGGCTTACAAACATTGGAAACGATCCGGTCGAACTGGATGCAATCCCGGTCGTGGAATTCACCCACTTTGATGCGCTCAAGCAATACACCAACGCCGACTGGTGCCCCCAGACCATGACGGTGGATGCCGAGCAGAACGACGACGGAACCGTGCTGCTGCGTCAGTACGCATTCCTTAAAAAAGAAACAGAAAACAACTTTTTCACCTCCAGCGTTCCGGTGGATTCGTTCCAGACGGATCGCAAAAAATTCCTCGGAGACAACGAATACGGAACCTGGAAAAGCCCGCGCGAACTCCAAAACGAGCACCTTTCAAATTATGAGGCCCGGCGTGGTGACGTCATCGCTGCACTGCTTCATAAGCTTGGCACGCTTCGCCCCGGGGAAACAAAACGCTTTGTTACCCAGCTCGGGCAGGACGCTCCGGAAGCCGTCTCGACGACGTCTAAAAAATTCCAAACCCTGGAAAACGTGGACGCTGTTTTTCCAAACCTTGGAAACTTCTGGGACGACTATCTTTCCACCTTTCAGTGCAAAACTCCGGACGCGGCTTTCAACTCGATGGTGAACATTCACAACCCGCGTCAATGCCATACTACCTTTAACTGGTCGCGTTATCTTTCGCTCTACCAACTCGGCCTCGGCGCGCGCGGCCTCGGGTTCCGCGACAGTTCCCAGGATGTCATGGGTGTCCTCGCCGGTATTCCGGACGATGCCCGTCGCCTGATGCGCAGACTGCTTAGTGTGCAGCTTCCGGACGGTTCGGCCATGCATCAGTTCTTTCCGCTTACCATGGAAGCCAATGAAGGCGACTCGCGCGAAGAAGAGGACGGTAAAAAGTGGTACGGTGACGATCACCTCTGGATCATTCTGGCGGTATGTGCGTACGTGAAAGAAACCGGGGATACGGTTTTTCTCGATGAGAACGTCAGCTTCTATGATAAAAAACTGCCGCTTGGGCAGAGGGAGTCCGCTTCTGTTTTATCTCATCTTCAACGCGGGCTTGAGTTTACTAAAACTCATATCGGCAGGCATGGGCTTCCGCTGCTTGGTTTCGCCGACTGGAACGATACGGTGAATCTTCCGGGCGATGCAGAGAGCATTTTCATTGCCGACCTCTACGGTCGTACACTGCTCGAAATGATAGACCTGATGAGGCATTTGGAACTCGACGAGTTCGCTGAAGAATATCTTGCCGATCACGCATCCATGAAAGAAAGGGTCAATGCTGCTGCCTGGGATGGCGATTGGTATATCCGTTATTTTGAGAATGACGGATCTCCGATCGGATCGAATCAAAACAGTGAAGGAAAAATCTATACGAACGCACAGTCGTGGACCGTGCTGGCGGGCTATGCGGATCCGGCGCGCGCGAAATGTGCACTGCAGGCGGTGAAGGAGAAACTCAACACCATTCGCGGTATTAAGCTCAGCTGGCCGGGTTATAACGGGTACGATAAATCCAAAGGCGGTGTCACCAGTTATCCGCCCGGTGCCAAAGAAAACGGCGGCATCTTTCTCCACTCCAACCCATGGGTGATGATTGCGGAAACGATGGTCGGCAACGGCGATCGTGCTTTCGAATATTACAGCCAGATTAATCCTGCTGCGCAGAACGACCGCATTGATGAGTTTGAATGTGAGCCTTATTGTTATCCACAGAACATTCTTGGCGATGAACATCCGCAGTTCGGTCTGGCACGCAACAGCTGGCTGTCCGGCACCTCGTCATGGACCTATCAGGCTGCGACTCAGTACATCCTCGGTATTCGTCCGCAGTACGACGGGTTGCTGATCGATCCCTGCATCCCGAAAGCCTGGGATGTTTTTACCGTCACCCGGCATTTTCGCAGTGCAACCTACAACATTACAGTTAAAAATCCGCAGCATATTTCCAAAGGGGATGTAAGTATCGTTGTGGATGGTGAGCCCATTGAGGGGGCTGTCGTTCCTGTGGCTGCGCCGGGTTCCACAGTCAATGTTCAGGTGGAACTGGGTATGCCGGTTTTCTCTGCTGTAAAGTAA
- a CDS encoding endo-1,4-beta-xylanase: protein MKRILPAVMLCANAIADPPEPDGPRLREIIEKNPALHGFYIGGTTGQEKLHKGPGTILSREFNYACPENDFKQNRIHPWPGKWNWVAADSWIEFCEEHSQLIRIHGPISPQCSEWAKEDTRTPEELSRNLEEFMTELCKRYNGNPQVRWLDVVNETVLPNGKWFGPKDGAKDWENPWPLIGYDETHPLRPPLYIKQAFKIANKYAPNILQIINQHGSMEEAMWNRIKALVPYLRENHLRVDGIGWQAHIDVGWENIPGHPDKLHALIDWAHRNDLSFHITEMNVWLDPAKPDYRAQADTFAAVLNILLDHRKSGEVTWNTWNISDATAWSRNRDKRGCLFDEHMQAKPAYYAIQKTLEEFKNE from the coding sequence ATGAAAAGAATACTGCCTGCCGTTATGCTGTGCGCCAACGCCATTGCCGACCCTCCGGAACCGGATGGGCCGCGACTGCGCGAGATCATAGAAAAAAATCCCGCGCTGCATGGTTTTTACATCGGCGGAACCACCGGCCAGGAGAAGCTCCACAAAGGACCCGGAACTATTCTTTCCCGCGAATTCAACTATGCCTGCCCGGAAAATGACTTCAAACAAAACCGCATCCATCCATGGCCCGGAAAATGGAACTGGGTCGCTGCAGACAGCTGGATTGAATTCTGCGAAGAACACAGCCAGCTGATTCGGATCCACGGGCCAATCAGCCCGCAATGTTCAGAATGGGCCAAAGAGGATACCCGCACTCCAGAGGAATTAAGCCGAAATCTTGAAGAATTCATGACCGAATTATGCAAACGTTACAACGGTAATCCACAAGTCAGATGGCTAGACGTCGTCAACGAAACCGTCCTGCCGAATGGGAAATGGTTTGGCCCAAAAGATGGCGCCAAGGACTGGGAAAACCCGTGGCCACTGATTGGATACGATGAAACCCACCCTCTTCGCCCCCCGCTTTACATCAAACAGGCTTTCAAAATCGCCAATAAATATGCCCCGAACATCCTGCAAATCATTAATCAGCACGGCAGCATGGAAGAAGCGATGTGGAACAGAATCAAAGCCCTCGTCCCCTATCTCCGCGAAAACCATCTGCGCGTCGACGGCATCGGATGGCAGGCCCATATTGATGTCGGATGGGAAAACATTCCCGGACATCCAGACAAGCTGCACGCCCTCATCGACTGGGCACACAGGAACGATCTGTCATTCCATATCACTGAAATGAACGTATGGCTCGATCCCGCGAAGCCCGATTATCGTGCACAGGCCGATACATTCGCAGCCGTCTTAAACATCCTGCTTGACCACCGCAAAAGCGGAGAAGTTACCTGGAACACATGGAATATCAGCGACGCCACAGCATGGTCCCGGAACCGTGATAAGCGCGGCTGCCTGTTTGATGAACATATGCAGGCCAAGCCTGCCTACTATGCTATTCAGAAAACTCTTGAAGAATTCAAAAATGAATGA
- the tatA gene encoding twin-arginine translocase TatA/TatE family subunit has translation MNIFALIPGMQGAPEILLIVFVVILLFGGKKLPELARSLGKSINEFKRGQTESLPEKKEEDEKSEESEAEEKKSEQ, from the coding sequence ATGAACATATTCGCATTGATCCCCGGCATGCAGGGCGCTCCAGAAATTTTACTGATCGTTTTTGTGGTCATTCTGCTGTTCGGCGGTAAAAAGCTTCCCGAACTCGCCCGTTCGCTCGGCAAAAGCATTAACGAGTTCAAACGCGGCCAGACCGAAAGCCTGCCCGAGAAGAAAGAAGAGGACGAGAAATCCGAAGAGTCGGAGGCTGAAGAAAAAAAATCCGAACAATAA